A single genomic interval of Rhea pennata isolate bPtePen1 chromosome 5, bPtePen1.pri, whole genome shotgun sequence harbors:
- the POLR2L gene encoding DNA-directed RNA polymerases I, II, and III subunit RPABC5 encodes MIIPVRCFTCGKIVGNKWEAYLGLLQAEYTEGDALDALGLKRYCCRRMLLAHVDLIEKLLNYAPLEK; translated from the exons ATGATCATCCCGGTCAGATGTTTCACATGTGGCAAAATAGTTGGAAACAAATGGGAAGCCTATCTTGGCCTTCTGCAAGCAGAGTATACAGAAGG AGATGCTCTGGATGCCCTTGGTTTGAAGAGATACTGCTGTCGCAGAATGCTCCTAGCCCATGTGGATCTGATTGAGAAGCTTTTGAATTATGCTCCTTTGgagaaatga